In the genome of Epinephelus lanceolatus isolate andai-2023 chromosome 18, ASM4190304v1, whole genome shotgun sequence, one region contains:
- the kcnj12b gene encoding ATP-sensitive inward rectifier potassium channel 12, with amino-acid sequence MSVGRAHHHSVVSCEEEGLRLNTMPAVGSFGNGKIHTRRKYHSRFVSKAGQCNINFSNMDEKSQRYISDIFTTCVDIRWRYMFLLFSLVFVASWLTFGLAFYVIGLLHGDMDHPEGDDSFVPCVTQVNTFVAAFLFSIETQTTIGYGARCVTEECPAAVFMVVFQSIMGCIIDAFMIGAIMAKMARPKKRAETLLFSHNAVIALRDGKLCLMFRVANLRKSHIVEAHVRAQLVKPRYTEEGEYIPLDQIDMNVGYDKGTDRLFLVAPLTVIHEIDEDSPLFGISKQDLETSDFEIVIILEGLVEATAMTTQARSSYLPSEILWGHRFEPVIFEERSQYRIDYAYFHKTFEVPSTPRCSAKDMEERKFPTSGANSFCYENELAFISRDEEDEGDVEKEEERQCLSELGNEQATPGRDQKSSRRESEI; translated from the coding sequence ATGAGTGTGGGAAGGGCCCACCACCACAGTGTCGTGTCCTGTGAAGAAGAAGGCCTGAGACTAAATACCATGCCTGCTGTGGGCAGCTTCGGCAATGGCAAGATTCACACAAGACGCAAATACCACAGCCGGTTTGTCAGCAAGGCTGGCCAATGCAACATCAATTTCTCAAACATGGATGAGAAGTCACAGCGGTACATATCTGACATTTTTACAACATGTGTGGACATCCGCTGGCGATACATGTTCCTGCTATTCAGCCTGGTGTTTGTGGCATCCTGGCTAACATTTGGTCTGGCGTTCTATGTCATCGGCCTCCTACATGGTGACATGGACCATCCTGAAGGGGACGACAGCTTTGTTCCTTGCGTCACACAGGTTAACACCTTCGTGGCAGCTTTCCTTTTCTCCATTGAGACCCAGACAACCATTGGCTATGGTGCTCGTTGTGTGACAGAGGAATGTCCGGCTGCTGTCTTCATGGTGGTCTTTCAGTCCATCATGGGCTGCATCATCGATGCCTTCATGATTGGTGCCATCATGGCTAAGATGGCAAGGCCCAAAAAGCGTGCAGAGACTCTACTGTTCAGCCACAATGCAGTCATTGCTTTACGTGATGGGAAACTGTGCCTCATGTTTAGGGTTGCTAATCTAAGGAAGAGCCACATTGTGGAAGCTCATGTGCGAGCCCAACTCGTCAAGCCCCGTTACACAGAGGAAGGCGAATACATCCCCTTGGATCAGATTGACATGAATGTCGGCTATGACAAAGGCACAGACCGCCTGTTTCTGGTTGCACCCCTCACTGTCATACATGAGATTGATGAAGACAGTCCACTGTTTGGCATCAGTAAGCAAGATCTTGAAACATCTGATTTTGAGATAGTAATTATACTTGAAGGGTTGGTGGAGGCCACAGCCATGACGACACAGGCACGCAGCTCTTACCTGCCCTCAGAGATCCTGTGGGGTCACCGCTTTGAGCCCGTCATCTTTGAGGAGAGGAGCCAGTACAGGATAGATTACGCCTACTTTCACAAAACATTCGAAGTACCCTCCACCCCCAGATGCAGTGCCAAGGACATGGAGGAGAGAAAATTCCCAACATCTGGTGCCAACTCTTTCTGCTATGAGAATGAGCTTGCCTTCATCAGCAGGGATGAGGAGGACGAGGGCGAtgtggagaaagaggaagaaagacagtGTTTATCAGAGCTAGGGAATGAGCAGGCCACTCCTGGACGAGATCAAAAGTCGTCCCGTAGAGAATCAGAGATTTAA